In Methanococcoides sp. LMO-2, a single window of DNA contains:
- a CDS encoding thioredoxin family protein, with protein sequence MGLGDIISNLFGKGKETRTSEPVVEELGTNLYEINTAAFESEVVSSGMPVVVDCFTKTCPPCKKMAPIFEKVAAEYDGKIKFIKVNLKNSPEIGKQFKIIGVPTLLFFRGGEMITNVVGFAEEEKLKEKLETLLE encoded by the coding sequence ATGGGATTGGGAGATATTATCAGCAACCTGTTCGGAAAAGGAAAAGAAACCAGAACCAGTGAACCTGTAGTAGAAGAACTGGGTACGAACCTCTACGAGATCAACACAGCAGCATTTGAAAGTGAAGTTGTCAGCTCCGGGATGCCTGTTGTGGTGGACTGTTTCACAAAAACATGCCCCCCATGCAAAAAAATGGCACCAATATTTGAAAAGGTAGCTGCAGAATACGACGGGAAGATCAAGTTCATAAAAGTGAACCTGAAGAACTCACCGGAAATTGGAAAGCAGTTCAAGATCATTGGAGTGCCAACACTTTTATTCTTCAGGGGTGGGGAAATGATCACAAACGTGGTTGGATTTGCAGAAGAAGAGAAACTGAAAGAAAAACTTGAAACCCTTTTGGAATAA
- a CDS encoding ATP-binding protein, with the protein MGERRTSQGKTNYIDTVLDSIMSGVVVIDNEDHVIVDVNETAASMIGLPKDAIIGNVCHKFICPAEAGYCPVSHPDKVMDRSECLLLNKDHGPVPILKTVKKVEMNGRLCLIESFIDISNRKKAEEELFVKGKAIDSSINAMALADLDANLTYVNPSFLRLWGYDDEKEVLGISSMGLWQDERKAEDVKRALLSEGSWIGELEGKRKDGTNFSVTLSANIVSDENENPVCMMSSFVDVSELKKANLHIKRKLEIEKTIASIASMFIGPKDIDKTIDLALENICELCGCSRSYIFRFSSDGKSMSNTHEYCPDGVSPQKANLQEMPLELFPWWMSKLHGGFSIHIKDVSMMPEEASAEKSILEMQGIRSLIVLPFYMNSELTGFLGMDNVVKTGEWEDEDINILSLLSQIIGAAFECRNAEDALINAKLTAEEANLAKTEFIANMNHELRTPLNSIIGFSDVLYGENFGALNKTQKKYLSNVIINGKHLLGIINDLLDLSKIEAGKMQLFPEEFVVTDAINGIRATMMPLAQKKDIDLICNIDIEHPLIVADALKFKQILYNLVSNAIKFTDNGGSVTIGVDRSNELISVFVEDTGMGISQKDLGKLFDPFSQVDASSSRVHGGTGLGLALVKNFVEMHGGEVRVESEVGKGSRFTFTMPADYSIKLQ; encoded by the coding sequence ATGGGAGAGAGGCGGACGTCACAGGGAAAAACAAATTATATTGACACTGTTCTGGATTCGATCATGTCAGGCGTTGTGGTCATTGACAACGAGGATCACGTTATCGTTGATGTTAATGAGACAGCGGCCAGCATGATCGGCCTGCCAAAAGATGCTATTATTGGAAACGTCTGCCATAAGTTCATCTGCCCGGCTGAAGCCGGATATTGTCCTGTTTCCCATCCTGACAAGGTTATGGACAGATCGGAATGCTTGCTTTTAAATAAAGATCATGGGCCTGTACCTATACTTAAGACTGTTAAAAAGGTTGAGATGAATGGCCGTTTGTGCCTTATAGAGAGCTTTATTGATATCTCAAACCGAAAAAAGGCAGAGGAAGAGCTTTTCGTAAAAGGGAAGGCCATCGATTCATCGATCAATGCCATGGCTCTTGCTGATCTTGATGCCAATCTTACCTATGTAAATCCTTCTTTCCTCAGGCTGTGGGGATATGATGATGAAAAAGAGGTCCTTGGAATTTCCTCCATGGGATTATGGCAGGATGAAAGGAAAGCAGAGGACGTAAAGAGGGCTTTGCTCTCCGAAGGAAGCTGGATCGGGGAACTGGAGGGTAAACGGAAGGATGGGACTAACTTTTCAGTAACACTTTCTGCAAACATTGTTTCCGATGAGAACGAGAATCCTGTATGCATGATGTCCTCTTTTGTAGATGTCTCTGAGCTCAAAAAAGCAAATTTACACATCAAGCGAAAGCTCGAAATTGAAAAGACCATTGCTTCCATTGCTTCCATGTTCATAGGTCCCAAAGATATCGATAAGACCATTGATCTTGCTCTTGAGAATATCTGTGAACTATGCGGGTGCAGCAGGAGCTATATCTTCAGGTTCAGCAGTGACGGGAAAAGCATGAGCAATACTCATGAGTACTGCCCAGATGGTGTTTCTCCGCAAAAGGCCAACCTTCAGGAGATGCCACTGGAGCTGTTCCCCTGGTGGATGAGTAAACTGCATGGTGGGTTTTCGATCCATATCAAAGATGTCTCAATGATGCCTGAGGAAGCATCTGCAGAAAAGTCCATCCTTGAGATGCAGGGTATAAGGTCACTGATAGTCCTGCCTTTCTACATGAACAGTGAACTTACAGGTTTCCTTGGCATGGACAATGTGGTAAAGACAGGAGAATGGGAAGATGAGGATATCAACATCCTTTCTTTACTGTCCCAGATAATCGGGGCAGCCTTTGAATGCAGGAATGCTGAAGATGCCCTGATAAATGCTAAGCTTACAGCTGAGGAAGCTAATCTTGCAAAGACCGAGTTCATTGCAAACATGAATCATGAGCTGAGAACACCTCTCAATTCAATCATCGGTTTCTCGGATGTGCTTTATGGTGAGAACTTTGGTGCTTTGAACAAGACCCAGAAAAAGTACCTATCCAATGTAATTATTAACGGCAAACATCTTCTGGGTATCATCAATGATCTTCTTGACCTTTCAAAGATCGAGGCCGGGAAGATGCAACTGTTCCCTGAGGAATTCGTTGTTACTGATGCTATCAATGGTATCAGGGCCACAATGATGCCTCTTGCACAAAAGAAGGACATCGACCTGATATGCAATATCGATATTGAGCATCCCCTTATTGTGGCGGATGCATTAAAGTTCAAGCAGATCCTCTATAATCTTGTGAGCAATGCTATCAAATTCACGGATAATGGTGGCTCTGTGACCATCGGCGTGGACAGGTCCAACGAGCTGATATCTGTTTTTGTGGAAGATACAGGTATGGGTATCTCACAAAAGGACCTGGGCAAACTGTTCGATCCTTTCAGCCAGGTGGATGCATCGTCATCAAGGGTACACGGTGGCACAGGTCTTGGCCTTGCTCTTGTGAAGAACTTTGTCGAGATGCATGGTGGGGAGGTACGGGTTGAAAGTGAGGTTGGAAAGGGTAGCAGGTTCACTTTTACGATGCCTGCAGATTATAGCATCAAGTTGCAGTGA
- a CDS encoding Mov34/MPN/PAD-1 family protein has product MKVKGIARETLEFILGVSKASAPNEFAGLLQAEEDVITEVLILPGTESSDQNAVIKLFMMPNVSSVGSIHSHPGPIITPSKADLRLFGKTGSYHIIVGAPYDENSWQCYNADGEPIDLPVLDVELDEPEII; this is encoded by the coding sequence ATGAAAGTCAAAGGCATTGCACGTGAAACGCTGGAATTCATCCTGGGTGTCAGCAAGGCCTCGGCCCCCAATGAGTTTGCCGGCCTGCTTCAGGCAGAAGAAGATGTGATCACTGAGGTCCTCATTCTTCCCGGAACCGAATCCAGTGACCAGAACGCTGTCATCAAGCTCTTCATGATGCCAAATGTCTCATCCGTGGGATCTATACACAGCCACCCGGGCCCCATCATAACACCTTCAAAGGCAGACCTCCGGCTTTTCGGGAAGACCGGAAGTTATCATATCATTGTGGGGGCACCCTATGATGAGAACAGCTGGCAGTGTTACAATGCCGACGGGGAGCCTATAGACCTGCCGGTACTTGATGTTGAACTGGATGAGCCTGAGATCATCTGA
- a CDS encoding TIGR00297 family protein codes for MKLIPDHITEAEPQAHGQLILSFAFMFLFLLFPFVSWEVLIALFFGLLIALRYLEDRPHMLRGFEPMLKIRSPQYLVVSIFILLLVSFVLNFFSATYPLFVIGQTVSIATMGLGVATIVRCHMKSKYIHLTNNEYPSKKYQDDPHSLNLIPSSISMLVSGIIVASLAGAWIVYWQDSGISYNLVFFVAVIGSITAALFESIPSKIDENISIPLGAGMAMWLFVCFGYSIPAQQIILAFGFALLLGYLAYYAKIADISATLSATLIGVLIIAFSNIYWFVLLLTFFILGGAFTRYKYKMKEAMGIAEGKGGVRTYENVFSNSTAALILAIAYGIYPQYGELIIFAYLGTVATAAGDTLASEIGTTSNQKPRMITTLKPVKTGVDGGVTLLGELSCIGGSAVIAILAVAFGMVDNITAALAITIAGGFLGTNFDSLLGATLQSRGVLTNSGVNFVATFAGAVVSAGLYLLFF; via the coding sequence ATGAAACTGATACCGGATCACATCACAGAAGCTGAACCACAGGCACACGGGCAGTTGATACTATCCTTTGCCTTCATGTTCCTGTTTTTGCTGTTCCCCTTCGTAAGCTGGGAGGTCCTTATCGCACTGTTCTTCGGCCTGCTTATAGCACTCAGGTACCTTGAGGACAGGCCCCACATGTTACGGGGTTTTGAACCCATGCTGAAGATCCGATCGCCACAGTATCTGGTGGTATCCATCTTTATCCTGCTTCTGGTAAGTTTCGTACTGAACTTCTTCTCTGCCACCTATCCGCTCTTCGTGATAGGCCAGACAGTCAGCATAGCAACCATGGGGCTGGGAGTTGCTACCATCGTCCGCTGTCACATGAAATCGAAGTACATTCATCTCACGAACAACGAGTATCCTTCCAAGAAGTACCAGGACGACCCCCATAGTCTGAACCTCATTCCATCAAGCATCTCAATGCTTGTCTCAGGCATTATCGTCGCATCATTGGCCGGCGCCTGGATCGTCTACTGGCAGGACTCCGGCATATCCTACAACCTTGTATTCTTCGTAGCCGTGATCGGTTCAATAACAGCCGCGCTTTTCGAATCCATACCATCGAAGATAGATGAGAACATATCCATCCCGCTTGGAGCCGGAATGGCAATGTGGCTCTTCGTCTGCTTCGGATATTCCATACCGGCTCAGCAGATCATATTAGCCTTTGGGTTCGCACTGCTTCTGGGCTACCTTGCCTACTATGCAAAGATCGCAGACATATCCGCAACCCTGAGCGCCACCCTCATCGGTGTCCTCATCATAGCATTCAGCAATATCTACTGGTTCGTCCTGCTCCTGACATTCTTCATCCTCGGAGGCGCATTCACCAGATACAAGTACAAGATGAAGGAAGCCATGGGGATCGCAGAAGGAAAAGGCGGTGTCAGGACCTACGAGAACGTTTTCAGTAACAGCACAGCCGCGCTCATTCTGGCAATAGCATACGGGATCTATCCTCAATACGGCGAGCTGATCATCTTCGCATATCTCGGTACCGTAGCAACCGCTGCAGGAGACACCCTTGCCAGCGAGATCGGAACCACGTCCAACCAGAAACCAAGGATGATAACCACCCTAAAACCTGTAAAGACAGGTGTTGACGGCGGAGTTACCCTGCTTGGTGAGCTGTCCTGCATAGGCGGATCAGCTGTCATCGCCATCCTTGCAGTGGCCTTCGGAATGGTGGACAACATCACCGCAGCCCTGGCCATAACAATCGCAGGAGGATTCCTGGGAACGAACTTCGACAGCCTTCTGGGTGCCACCCTGCAGAGCAGGGGAGTGCTGACCAACAGTGGTGTCAACTTCGTGGCCACCTTCGCAGGTGCCGTTGTATCCGCAGGACTTTACCTGCTGTTCTTCTGA
- a CDS encoding NAD-dependent protein deacylase gives MQELLTLLQNSKYCVILTGAGISTLSGIPDFRGKDGIYNKFDADLIFSIDYFHEDPSYFYTHSRELIYDLERKEPNIIHKALAELERRGIVKAVITQNIDMLHQRAGSENVIEVHGSPAKHTCLACGKKYSFEDVVGLLEKEEVPMCNECGGLIKPDVVFYGEMLEHDVIEKAIEESSKADLIIVLGSTLVVQPAATLPLYTLDHGGELVIVNNMPTPLDDYARERYDDLVEVFNYLDEEMGLNISEHI, from the coding sequence ATGCAAGAACTCCTAACCCTCCTCCAAAACTCAAAATACTGCGTCATCCTAACCGGAGCAGGGATATCCACGCTTTCAGGCATACCGGACTTCCGGGGGAAGGACGGGATCTACAACAAGTTTGATGCGGACCTCATCTTTTCGATAGACTACTTCCACGAGGACCCTTCATATTTTTATACGCATTCCAGGGAACTGATATATGATCTTGAGAGGAAGGAGCCGAACATCATCCATAAGGCCCTGGCAGAGCTTGAAAGGAGAGGGATCGTTAAGGCGGTGATCACGCAGAACATCGATATGTTGCACCAGAGGGCGGGGTCTGAGAACGTTATTGAGGTTCACGGGTCTCCGGCGAAGCATACGTGTCTTGCGTGCGGGAAGAAGTATTCCTTTGAGGATGTTGTGGGGCTTCTTGAGAAGGAGGAGGTTCCCATGTGCAATGAGTGCGGGGGGCTGATCAAGCCGGATGTTGTGTTCTATGGGGAGATGCTTGAGCATGATGTGATCGAGAAGGCCATTGAGGAGAGCTCGAAGGCGGACCTGATCATTGTGCTTGGGTCAACACTGGTGGTCCAGCCGGCGGCTACGCTTCCGTTGTATACCCTTGATCATGGCGGTGAGCTTGTGATCGTTAACAACATGCCGACTCCACTCGATGATTATGCCAGGGAGAGGTATGATGACCTTGTGGAGGTATTCAACTATCTGGATGAGGAAATGGGTCTTAATATTTCAGAACATATATAA